The proteins below come from a single Archangium lipolyticum genomic window:
- a CDS encoding COG1470 family protein — protein sequence MRSSDRGFPRVLVLLALWVLGASCTSEPASRYDPRPLRMVPVWGLNTSAVPVVIEGENFLSLVTQHIGGREPVSEDARFEAFLDEVALEDVTLEEANTLRARVPGGLAPGWYTLSVKGPLGRRVELPRAYLSSARPLALLRAWATLDQDSVWVKQRARLTLTVENVGGTAVHALTPVLNMAGDGRVEVLSAPEPANVDPGTSASFVWELDAASSGLLRFTVEARGREEMTGMELPVLPEEAGPFLIRDRPELTAVLTSSAPVVPEGQQFELQLEVRNSGDTSVLDVRVGGWVSGCDGKVVLVSGPVPISLDIPGKESRFFRAGFLGRTEGSCVFRAWARGREETEGTQVQAPAVETTVMIGSTW from the coding sequence TTGCGCTCTTCTGACCGTGGCTTCCCCCGGGTCCTCGTGCTCCTCGCCCTCTGGGTGCTCGGGGCCTCGTGTACGAGCGAGCCGGCTTCCAGGTACGACCCGCGTCCCCTGCGCATGGTGCCGGTCTGGGGACTGAACACCTCGGCCGTGCCCGTGGTCATCGAAGGCGAGAACTTCCTGTCGCTCGTCACCCAGCACATCGGTGGCCGGGAGCCGGTGTCGGAGGATGCGCGCTTCGAGGCCTTCCTCGACGAGGTGGCCCTCGAGGACGTCACCCTGGAGGAAGCCAACACGCTGCGGGCGCGGGTGCCCGGGGGCCTCGCGCCCGGCTGGTACACGCTCTCGGTGAAGGGCCCCCTGGGCCGGCGAGTGGAGTTGCCGCGCGCATACCTGTCCTCGGCGCGGCCGCTGGCATTGCTCCGGGCCTGGGCCACGTTGGATCAGGACAGCGTGTGGGTGAAACAGAGGGCGCGGCTGACGCTGACGGTGGAGAACGTGGGGGGCACGGCCGTGCACGCCCTCACCCCGGTGCTGAACATGGCGGGCGACGGGAGGGTGGAAGTCCTCTCCGCGCCCGAGCCCGCCAACGTCGACCCGGGCACGAGCGCGTCCTTCGTCTGGGAGCTCGACGCCGCCTCGTCCGGGCTCCTGCGCTTCACGGTGGAGGCCCGGGGCCGCGAGGAGATGACCGGGATGGAGCTGCCGGTGCTCCCCGAGGAGGCGGGGCCGTTCCTGATACGAGATCGTCCGGAGCTCACCGCCGTGCTCACGTCTTCGGCGCCGGTGGTCCCCGAGGGGCAGCAGTTCGAGCTCCAGTTGGAGGTGAGGAACTCGGGAGACACCTCGGTGCTCGATGTGAGGGTCGGCGGGTGGGTGTCCGGGTGCGATGGGAAGGTGGTGCTCGTGTCCGGGCCGGTGCCGATATCCTTGGACATTCCCGGGAAGGAGAGCCGGTTCTTCCGCGCGGGTTTCCTTGGAAGGACGGAGGGCTCGTGTGTCTTCCGTGCGTGGGCCCGTGGCCGTGAGGAGACGGAAGGAACCCAAGTGCAGGCTCCGGCGGTCGAAACCACGGTAATGATCGGCTCTACGTGGTGA
- a CDS encoding FecR domain-containing protein: MSPSRDSLGRALVLGLSLVALLALGAWFVFERFGAAPPRPVPGAAMAKPPDSRPAPVVVPDVRAKVAGVVGVVERTLGEKWVELRVGDALEPDDSVRTGPGARADLRMGDEASLLTLQERSEVRMGEMSRTSHALQLQRGRIDVDYHGQENRVLRVQAENGTVAEAREARFTMLRRGTVVTVTTRGGLVNLSSEGSTVAVGAGQRSVVINGAKPLSPEPIPLEVLLKVAAKASASETLCLSLLGKVPVGTEVLVEGEPAEVSGDGSFRADVPRREGRSQVRILARDPGGASRETLLSCRAPARAGPPRPESVKFRWGKVP; the protein is encoded by the coding sequence GTGAGCCCGTCACGTGATTCGCTCGGCCGGGCCCTGGTGTTGGGGCTGAGCCTGGTGGCGCTCCTCGCCCTGGGGGCATGGTTCGTCTTCGAGCGCTTCGGCGCGGCTCCTCCCCGGCCCGTGCCGGGCGCCGCCATGGCTAAGCCCCCGGATTCCCGGCCCGCCCCGGTCGTGGTCCCGGACGTGCGCGCCAAGGTCGCAGGCGTGGTGGGCGTGGTGGAGAGGACCCTCGGCGAGAAGTGGGTGGAACTGCGCGTGGGAGACGCGCTCGAGCCCGATGACTCCGTGCGCACCGGCCCCGGGGCCCGGGCGGATCTGCGGATGGGAGACGAGGCCTCGCTGCTGACCCTCCAGGAGCGCTCCGAGGTGCGCATGGGCGAGATGTCCCGCACCAGCCATGCCCTCCAGTTGCAGCGGGGTCGGATCGACGTGGACTACCACGGCCAGGAGAACCGGGTGCTGCGCGTGCAGGCGGAGAACGGCACGGTGGCCGAGGCGCGGGAAGCACGCTTCACCATGCTCCGCCGGGGGACGGTGGTGACGGTTACCACCCGGGGAGGCCTGGTGAACCTGTCGTCCGAGGGGAGCACCGTCGCGGTTGGCGCCGGGCAGCGGTCGGTGGTGATCAACGGCGCGAAGCCGCTCTCCCCGGAGCCCATCCCTCTGGAGGTGCTGCTGAAGGTCGCGGCGAAGGCTTCCGCCAGTGAGACCCTGTGCCTGTCCCTCCTGGGGAAGGTGCCCGTGGGGACGGAGGTGCTGGTGGAGGGCGAGCCCGCGGAGGTCTCCGGCGACGGCTCCTTCCGGGCGGACGTGCCGCGCCGCGAGGGCCGTTCCCAGGTGAGGATCCTGGCGAGGGATCCCGGCGGAGCGAGCCGCGAGACGCTGCTCTCCTGCCGAGCCCCCGCGCGCGCCGGACCTCCACGCCCGGAGTCAGTGAAGTTCCGTTGGGGAAAGGTGCCCTGA
- a CDS encoding sensor histidine kinase: protein MRTSASPAPESVLIVDDEPSLRTILAFIVQRVGAVPVLAHDAATARQLAAKHSFACALIDKNLPGENGLEFLKWLRSVQPGCNALIVTAYGNVDSAIEALRLGAFDYLLKPFEVDALEHRLKLALDQWRMRQEHERMQAMLVQADRLASLGLLAAGVVHEVNTPLAYILSNLDWLDEELPSLREGLKRQGRQGTGPELSSLADRLTAVQSTLRDIREGAERVRHIARDVKAFARREDDESVLVDLREVLEAALKMALVHIRYRARVVRDYQDVPLVKGNEARLAQVFLNLVVNAAQAIPEDGSNHEIRVRLWTGPNGEACAEVTDTGTGIAAEHMPHLFEPFFTTKRSGEGTGLGLFICKSIVESFDGSITVESREGKGTTFRLGLPPHVRAARVALPSERASTAVAS from the coding sequence ATGAGAACGAGTGCCAGCCCCGCTCCGGAGTCCGTCCTGATAGTGGATGACGAGCCCTCCCTGCGCACCATCCTGGCGTTCATCGTCCAGCGCGTGGGTGCCGTCCCCGTCCTGGCGCATGACGCCGCCACGGCGCGCCAGCTCGCCGCGAAGCACTCCTTCGCGTGCGCGCTGATCGACAAGAACCTGCCGGGCGAGAACGGCCTGGAATTCCTCAAGTGGCTGCGCTCCGTGCAGCCCGGGTGCAACGCCCTCATCGTCACCGCCTACGGCAACGTGGACAGCGCCATCGAGGCCCTGCGGCTGGGCGCCTTCGACTACCTGCTCAAGCCCTTCGAGGTGGACGCGCTGGAGCACCGCCTCAAGCTGGCGCTGGACCAGTGGCGGATGCGGCAGGAGCACGAGCGCATGCAGGCCATGCTGGTGCAGGCCGATCGCCTGGCCTCGCTGGGCCTGCTGGCCGCTGGCGTGGTGCACGAGGTGAACACGCCCCTGGCCTACATCCTCTCCAACCTGGACTGGCTCGACGAGGAGCTGCCCTCCCTGCGCGAGGGGCTGAAGCGTCAGGGCCGCCAGGGGACGGGACCGGAGCTGAGCTCGCTGGCCGATCGCCTGACGGCGGTGCAGTCCACCCTGCGCGACATCCGCGAGGGCGCCGAGCGCGTGCGCCACATCGCCCGCGACGTGAAGGCCTTCGCCCGGCGCGAGGACGACGAGAGCGTGCTGGTGGACCTGCGCGAGGTGCTCGAGGCGGCGCTGAAGATGGCCCTGGTGCACATCCGCTACCGGGCCCGCGTGGTGCGCGACTACCAGGACGTCCCGCTGGTCAAGGGCAACGAGGCCCGTCTGGCGCAGGTCTTCCTCAACCTGGTGGTCAACGCCGCCCAGGCCATTCCCGAGGACGGGAGCAACCATGAGATCCGCGTCCGGCTGTGGACGGGCCCCAATGGCGAGGCGTGCGCCGAGGTGACGGACACCGGAACGGGCATCGCCGCCGAGCACATGCCGCACCTCTTCGAGCCCTTCTTCACCACCAAGCGCTCGGGCGAGGGCACGGGGCTGGGCCTCTTCATCTGCAAGTCCATCGTCGAGTCGTTCGACGGCTCCATCACCGTGGAGAGCCGCGAGGGCAAGGGCACCACGTTCCGCCTCGGTCTGCCTCCGCACGTGAGGGCCGCCCGCGTCGCGCTGCCCTCGGAGCGGGCGAGCACCGCCGTGGCGTCCTGA
- a CDS encoding ATP-binding protein, whose product MRFASRLMLVLALVGVVPVLLLGGLSFRANRDELHHLVGGLQTQAATDLARSCQKLVLLGVDNLRLAAEYLPLERLGPKDASAVLSIPLRQLGMLNLLVLVDDQGRAIAPAVFSSEEGGGRQRVTDDSLALFSRQAPVQAALSTGAAIGPPYRTPEASGGRVALAVRAGEKASRLLLAELSLAELGSRVEELAREGGRAFIVDHQGLPVASTSEHPGLSEEERGLVAEGLSRGASVVRTVRGVDGVEYLAAFAPVPDLGWGAVVGRKASEAFAPAEYVRRSTFFWALVALAITGVLGLVLSRGVSQPVARLSEGVAALAAGRYEQRVSEEGRDELGLLARSFNHMAGELQRRDAELRRWSEELQRRVDERTRELREAQDQITRTRRLAALGSLSAGIAHELNNPLTGILGLLSLSCEEIPAQSNVGQSLRMALEQARRMANIIRELRQMTEQERAGTGRPLDPVQPLRAALHEVREDLQSRGVSLNCDIAAGVPRVLGHADQLQKVVTNLLRNALTAMPAGGALSVGLATVEGDAVCLSVKDTGKGIPESLRERIFDPFFTTKDEPGRVGLGLSVAHRIIEAHHGRIRLESAEGQGTTVTVILPAASAEAHLA is encoded by the coding sequence GTGCGCTTCGCTTCTCGATTGATGCTCGTGCTCGCCCTGGTGGGCGTGGTGCCCGTGTTGCTACTCGGAGGGCTCTCCTTCCGCGCCAACCGCGATGAATTGCACCACCTGGTGGGTGGTCTCCAGACGCAAGCCGCCACGGATCTGGCCCGCTCCTGTCAGAAGCTCGTCCTCCTGGGCGTGGACAACCTCCGCCTCGCCGCCGAGTACCTTCCCCTCGAGCGGCTCGGGCCCAAGGACGCTTCCGCCGTGCTGAGCATCCCCCTGCGTCAGCTCGGGATGCTCAACCTGCTCGTGCTGGTGGACGATCAGGGCCGCGCCATCGCTCCCGCCGTCTTCAGCTCCGAGGAGGGCGGTGGCCGCCAGCGCGTCACCGATGACTCGCTGGCCCTCTTCTCGCGCCAGGCGCCCGTGCAGGCCGCCCTGTCCACCGGCGCCGCCATCGGCCCTCCCTACCGCACCCCCGAGGCCTCCGGTGGCCGCGTGGCGCTCGCGGTGCGCGCGGGCGAGAAGGCCTCCCGTCTCCTCCTGGCCGAGCTGTCGCTCGCGGAGCTGGGCAGCCGCGTGGAGGAGCTGGCCCGGGAAGGGGGACGGGCCTTCATCGTGGACCACCAGGGCCTGCCCGTGGCCTCCACCTCCGAGCACCCCGGCCTCAGTGAGGAGGAGCGCGGGTTGGTGGCCGAGGGGCTCTCCCGGGGCGCGTCCGTGGTGCGCACCGTGCGCGGCGTGGATGGTGTCGAGTACCTCGCCGCCTTCGCTCCCGTGCCGGACCTCGGCTGGGGCGCGGTGGTGGGGCGCAAGGCCAGCGAGGCCTTCGCTCCCGCCGAGTACGTCCGGCGCTCCACCTTCTTCTGGGCCCTGGTGGCGTTGGCCATCACCGGGGTGCTCGGGCTCGTGCTCTCCCGGGGCGTGAGCCAGCCCGTCGCCCGGCTCTCCGAGGGCGTGGCCGCGCTCGCCGCCGGCCGGTACGAGCAGCGTGTCTCCGAGGAAGGCCGTGACGAGCTCGGTCTGCTCGCCCGTTCCTTCAACCACATGGCCGGCGAGCTGCAACGGCGCGACGCCGAGCTGCGGCGGTGGAGCGAGGAGCTGCAGCGGCGCGTGGACGAGCGCACCCGGGAGCTTCGCGAGGCGCAGGATCAGATCACCCGCACCCGGAGGCTCGCGGCGCTCGGCTCGCTCAGTGCTGGCATCGCCCACGAGCTCAACAACCCGCTCACCGGCATTCTCGGTCTGCTGTCGCTGTCGTGCGAGGAGATTCCCGCCCAGTCGAACGTGGGCCAGAGCCTGAGGATGGCGCTCGAACAGGCCCGCCGCATGGCGAACATCATCCGGGAGCTGCGCCAGATGACGGAGCAGGAGCGCGCGGGTACGGGCCGTCCGTTGGATCCGGTCCAGCCGCTGCGTGCCGCGCTTCACGAGGTGCGAGAGGATCTCCAGTCGCGTGGTGTGTCGCTGAATTGCGACATCGCCGCGGGAGTGCCGCGGGTGCTGGGACATGCGGATCAGCTCCAGAAGGTGGTGACCAACCTGCTGCGCAATGCCCTCACCGCCATGCCGGCGGGAGGCGCCTTGTCGGTGGGGCTCGCGACGGTGGAGGGGGATGCGGTGTGCCTGTCGGTGAAGGACACCGGCAAGGGCATCCCCGAGTCGTTGCGCGAGCGCATCTTCGACCCGTTCTTCACCACCAAGGACGAGCCGGGGCGCGTGGGGCTGGGGCTGTCGGTGGCCCACCGCATCATCGAGGCCCACCATGGCCGCATCCGGCTGGAGAGCGCCGAAGGGCAGGGAACCACCGTCACCGTCATCCTTCCCGCGGCCAGCGCGGAGGCGCACCTCGCGTGA
- a CDS encoding TolB family protein, with amino-acid sequence MPRRLPTLLLFILTLSGCAFVTPRFPQNVQTSFVREDMRKLTTSSLVLYYPADLRPAALRIAARVEDCVERLRTLTQSPRKRDRVLVYLTSADFNNAYVMPDYSSVPQQMVLPSHMSLELFNLLGFGPAELGEVGCHESVHYVQMQQTDGLWWLVNTLTGGLFQPNTFTESWFLEGLATFYEGRLGRSWGRPHSPVWQGFFEAASQARGGDFHPGFLSPEHRQMDPFGGNYLMGSEFVAWLAATYGEDKLWQLVESQGESVFSPLGVTLRFKGVYGRTIGSLFEEFSQSLARNQQRRERPSTQQVLAPEVGYFTRLAASPSDGAIATLEVAREQAVRLVIRERDGSVRVSRYITQFLPGRRWIATSPTVMSGLSFTADGSSLFLLASDLDRVGNYLARVWQVDARTGDVVKTWEDIEGMGGSVTPDGKAYVYVQVVQDTANLYRLDLSTNARTPLTRFEGRQSLGPASVSPDGRIVFPRMTDNGWNLALLEPDGTVRALTDDTHVNYAPRWLDPNRVVFVREHEGRWQAHVLDLSGGEPTRITDAPHLVMDVAPLGNSDVVFLNRDAFDFSLDRAPISPVASSSEALAQAPSPAPAPPESLPAALAPFLGHELNILSDEPYSPLEHFFYPELHAPFAYALPEQDDDGNTNVVGYGGVALAGQDRLGFHQYALLVQIDSKLRDPSVSFSYANALPAPWYVQLNVARTVVEGRRDLQASVFMSREFWTTPVSFGVLALRRDWYATSRRSAVRTSLLGPEASVSYFAGEGTSYGGTQRGLGISLAGGLYPVSFDEASAPFGDVRAAVDLFVPGLPLLKRDNLQLTAIGRYLPSAPEGLLQVGGLQLGNPLFQLRQGPEDSRSVPLRFQPGTSFSEYLRGYEDFALSARSVVIANARYRYRLIVDYGWSTFFWLGPSFFIRQVELEAFGSWARTDLRANHRAAGGAVFLHTTFGQSAGLSLFYQYARRFDDGLGDLHLVGFSL; translated from the coding sequence ATGCCGCGCCGCCTACCCACCCTCCTCCTGTTCATTCTCACCCTGTCCGGGTGTGCATTCGTCACACCCCGCTTCCCCCAGAACGTCCAGACGAGCTTCGTCCGGGAGGACATGCGCAAGCTCACCACGAGCTCCCTCGTGCTCTACTACCCGGCCGACCTGCGGCCGGCCGCCTTGCGCATCGCGGCACGCGTGGAGGACTGCGTCGAGCGTCTCCGCACCCTCACCCAAAGCCCCCGCAAGCGCGACCGGGTGCTCGTCTACCTGACGAGCGCCGACTTCAACAACGCGTACGTGATGCCGGACTACTCCAGCGTCCCCCAGCAGATGGTGCTCCCCTCGCACATGTCGCTGGAGCTCTTCAACCTGCTGGGCTTCGGCCCCGCCGAGCTCGGCGAGGTCGGCTGCCACGAGTCCGTCCACTACGTGCAGATGCAGCAGACGGATGGTCTGTGGTGGCTCGTCAACACCCTCACCGGCGGCCTCTTCCAGCCCAACACCTTCACCGAATCCTGGTTCCTCGAGGGCCTCGCCACCTTCTACGAGGGACGTCTGGGCCGCTCCTGGGGTCGTCCGCACAGCCCCGTGTGGCAGGGCTTCTTCGAGGCCGCCTCCCAGGCGCGCGGCGGCGACTTCCACCCCGGCTTCCTCTCCCCCGAGCACCGCCAGATGGACCCCTTCGGCGGCAACTACCTCATGGGCAGCGAGTTCGTCGCCTGGCTCGCGGCCACGTACGGCGAGGACAAGCTGTGGCAACTGGTGGAGTCCCAGGGTGAGTCCGTCTTCTCCCCCCTGGGCGTGACGCTGCGCTTCAAGGGCGTCTACGGCCGCACCATCGGCTCGCTCTTCGAGGAGTTCTCCCAGTCGCTCGCCCGGAACCAGCAGCGCCGTGAGCGCCCCTCCACCCAGCAGGTGCTCGCCCCGGAGGTGGGCTACTTCACCCGGCTCGCGGCCTCGCCCTCCGACGGCGCCATCGCCACCCTCGAGGTGGCGCGCGAGCAGGCCGTTCGCCTCGTCATCCGCGAGCGCGATGGCTCCGTGCGCGTCAGCCGCTACATCACCCAGTTCCTCCCCGGCCGCCGGTGGATCGCCACCAGCCCCACCGTCATGAGCGGCCTGTCCTTCACCGCCGACGGCAGCTCCCTCTTCCTCCTCGCCTCGGATCTCGACCGCGTGGGCAACTACCTCGCGCGCGTGTGGCAGGTGGACGCCCGCACCGGCGACGTGGTGAAGACCTGGGAGGACATCGAGGGCATGGGCGGAAGCGTCACCCCGGATGGCAAGGCCTACGTCTATGTCCAGGTCGTGCAGGACACCGCCAACCTCTACCGGTTGGATCTCTCCACCAACGCGCGCACGCCGCTCACCCGCTTCGAGGGGCGTCAGTCACTCGGCCCCGCCTCGGTCTCCCCGGACGGGCGCATCGTCTTCCCCCGCATGACGGACAACGGGTGGAACCTCGCGCTGCTCGAGCCCGATGGCACCGTCCGCGCCCTCACCGACGACACTCACGTCAACTACGCCCCCCGCTGGCTGGACCCCAACCGCGTCGTCTTCGTCCGCGAGCACGAGGGCCGCTGGCAGGCCCACGTCCTCGACCTCTCCGGCGGCGAGCCCACCCGCATCACCGACGCCCCGCACCTGGTCATGGACGTGGCCCCACTCGGGAACTCGGACGTCGTCTTCCTCAACCGCGACGCCTTCGACTTCTCACTGGATCGCGCCCCCATCTCCCCGGTGGCCTCCTCCTCCGAGGCCCTCGCCCAGGCGCCCTCCCCGGCCCCCGCTCCCCCCGAGTCCCTCCCGGCGGCGCTGGCACCCTTCCTCGGGCACGAGCTGAACATCCTCTCCGACGAGCCGTACTCGCCCCTGGAGCACTTCTTCTACCCGGAGCTGCATGCCCCGTTCGCCTACGCGCTGCCCGAGCAGGACGATGACGGGAACACCAACGTCGTCGGCTACGGCGGCGTGGCCCTGGCGGGACAGGATCGGCTGGGCTTCCACCAGTACGCCCTGCTCGTGCAGATCGACTCGAAGCTGCGCGACCCCAGCGTCTCCTTCAGCTACGCCAACGCCCTGCCCGCTCCCTGGTACGTGCAGCTCAACGTGGCGCGCACCGTGGTGGAGGGGCGGAGGGATCTGCAGGCCTCCGTCTTCATGTCCCGCGAGTTCTGGACCACCCCCGTCTCCTTCGGTGTGCTGGCCCTGCGCCGGGACTGGTACGCCACCTCCAGGCGGTCCGCGGTGCGCACCTCGCTCCTCGGACCCGAGGCCTCCGTCTCGTACTTCGCTGGCGAGGGCACCTCCTATGGGGGCACGCAGCGGGGTCTGGGCATCTCGCTGGCTGGCGGCCTGTACCCCGTCTCCTTCGACGAGGCCAGCGCCCCCTTCGGCGACGTGCGCGCCGCGGTGGACCTCTTCGTCCCGGGGCTGCCCCTGTTGAAGCGCGACAACCTCCAGCTCACCGCCATCGGCCGCTACCTCCCGAGCGCCCCCGAGGGACTCCTCCAGGTGGGCGGCCTCCAGCTCGGCAATCCCCTCTTCCAACTGCGCCAGGGCCCGGAGGACTCGCGCAGCGTGCCGCTCCGCTTCCAGCCGGGGACCTCCTTCTCCGAGTACCTGCGCGGCTACGAGGACTTCGCCCTCAGCGCCCGCAGCGTCGTCATCGCCAACGCGCGCTACCGCTACCGGCTGATCGTCGACTACGGCTGGTCCACCTTCTTCTGGCTGGGGCCCTCCTTCTTCATCAGACAGGTGGAGCTGGAGGCCTTCGGGAGCTGGGCCCGCACGGACCTGCGGGCCAACCACCGCGCCGCCGGTGGCGCCGTCTTCCTCCACACCACTTTCGGACAGTCCGCCGGCCTCTCCCTCTTCTACCAGTACGCCCGGCGCTTCGATGACGGGCTCGGGGACCTGCACCTCGTGGGCTTCTCGTTGTAG